The Rhizobium rosettiformans genomic sequence TCGCCGGCGAGCGGATAACGGAACGCCTTGAGGAAGTCGATATAGGGGTGATGCCCGATCACCTTTTCCAGGCTGAGCAGCAGCGGCGTCACAAGCAGTCGCGTCACGCGGCCGTTGAGCGATCGGTCGGCAATGCGCGGATAATAGCCCTTGGAGAAGACGTAAGGGAAACGCGGATGGGCGACGGGATAGACGAGCCGCGCCAGCATGTCGCGCGAATACGTGACGATATCGCAGTCATGCAGGGCAACGACGCCGGCCTGCCGCGCGGCCAGCACATAACCCATGCAGAACCAGACATTCCGCCCCTTGCCCGGCTGGTCGGGCGAAAGCGCCTCTGCTTTGAGCTTCTCATCAAGGGCTCGCAGCCGAGGCCCGTCATGCCAGAGGATCGTATGCTTCTGCGGCAGGCGGGAGAAATATTGCTTCGCGTGCCGGAATTGCTCTTGGTCGGCCTGGTCGAGACCGATGACGATCTCGGAGATATAGGGCGCCTGCGACAGCTCGGAGACGATATGTTCGAGGGCAGGGGCTTCGAGTTCGGAATAGAGCGATGGCAGGATCAGCGTGATCGGTCGTGAGGCGGAAAAGACGCTGAGCTCCTTCTCCATCCGTTCCAGCGATCGTTCCCTGAGATTGTGCAGGGTAGCGACAACGCCGTTCTGATGAAAATCCGCCATGTCTAATCCTTTCGTGATCAAGCCGGTTGCGGCCGACTCAGAGAAACCCCGTGGCAACGAGTTTATGGATCATGATGTTCCAGCCCTTTGGACCGGATTGTTCCGAGCGCAAAATGGCACCCTCTCTCTCCCGTTGCGTGACGGGCAGGGGGCTGTGGGCCGGATTGGCAATGATGATGCCGCAATCGGCAGCTTCCAGCATCGTAAGATCGTTCGGCGCATCACCAAGCGCGACTGTGCGCACCGTCTCAAGTGCGTTGCGCTGATAATGCGCGACGACCTCTGCCATGCGCGCGG encodes the following:
- a CDS encoding glycosyl transferase, which gives rise to MADFHQNGVVATLHNLRERSLERMEKELSVFSASRPITLILPSLYSELEAPALEHIVSELSQAPYISEIVIGLDQADQEQFRHAKQYFSRLPQKHTILWHDGPRLRALDEKLKAEALSPDQPGKGRNVWFCMGYVLAARQAGVVALHDCDIVTYSRDMLARLVYPVAHPRFPYVFSKGYYPRIADRSLNGRVTRLLVTPLLLSLEKVIGHHPYIDFLKAFRYPLAGEFAMQTQILSDIRIPSDWGLEIGVLSEMWRNYSTQSICQVDIADAYDHKHQPLSPEDAAKGLSRMSIDITKALYRKLATDGVVFGNDAFRTLKATYYRTALDLVETYYHDARMNGLTTDRHREEQAVELFAANLIEAGQVYLDNPNATPFMPSWNRVQAALPDLLRDIQDAVRLDAEA